In the genome of Hymenobacter taeanensis, one region contains:
- the wrbA gene encoding NAD(P)H:quinone oxidoreductase, whose translation MKTLVLFYSTYGHIWKMAEAVAEGARQVSGNEVVVKRVPETLPQAILDQIGATEAQKAFEHIPVATPNELEQYDAIIFGTPTRYGNLCGQMQAFMDSTGGLWAQGKLVGKVGGVFVSTATQHGGQETTIRAFHTELLHHGFVIVGLPYAWQGQMGHETVTGGTPYGASTVAGGQGERQPSENELEGAIFQGRHTAEIASKLAK comes from the coding sequence ATGAAAACCCTTGTTCTGTTCTATTCAACCTATGGTCATATCTGGAAAATGGCCGAAGCAGTAGCCGAAGGTGCCCGCCAGGTATCCGGCAACGAGGTAGTGGTAAAGCGCGTGCCCGAAACGCTGCCCCAGGCTATTCTGGACCAGATTGGTGCCACCGAGGCGCAAAAGGCATTTGAGCACATTCCGGTGGCTACGCCTAATGAACTGGAGCAGTACGACGCTATCATCTTTGGTACGCCCACTCGCTACGGCAACCTGTGCGGCCAGATGCAGGCCTTCATGGACTCAACGGGTGGCCTGTGGGCCCAGGGCAAGCTGGTAGGCAAAGTAGGCGGCGTATTTGTGAGCACCGCCACTCAGCACGGCGGCCAAGAAACCACCATTCGTGCCTTCCATACTGAGCTGCTGCACCACGGCTTTGTAATTGTGGGCCTCCCCTACGCCTGGCAGGGTCAGATGGGCCACGAGACCGTAACGGGTGGCACGCCCTACGGCGCCAGCACCGTGGCCGGCGGCCAGGGCGAGCGGCAGCCCAGCGAGAACGAGCTGGAAGGCGCAATTTTCCAGGGTCGGCACACCGCCGAAATTGCCAGCAAGCTAGCCAAGTAA
- a CDS encoding histidine kinase gives MALRTVGFVFFGMEISSVPLVGLSAEEAAIRRSWRARLGSLLRPTNWSAAPDAGRVPRGIHALLWLWLLAFDGLKLIGPVSALAHFPATAAEWQPLLLLLGRLLLEDIGAATLFYLTWRWLIPRTLARAQVVQYILLAIVLVAPYALVIGEVTYHTSPRKAGRAYQVTETAPGQKKPVTTVVKPAKSAVSEEWMRVLVAGFIGAFIVGSSSALRITGDYVRGQRNRREQERQQLLTELAMLKTQINPHFLFNTLNNIYSLTSRKSDKAPEAVLRLAEIMRYLLYESSTDTVPLSRELAHLNAFLDLQRLRLPASAPDAIRLDISGTSPDCAHPIAPLLLLPLVENAFKHGDLAARPVAVHITLNLDPGGLIRFSVLNYVADPDATRDLPKQPGGVGLVNLHRRLELLYSGRYTLEVQTPPGQHQVTLTLQSEQKT, from the coding sequence ATGGCCCTTCGCACAGTGGGCTTCGTATTTTTCGGGATGGAAATATCATCCGTACCGCTTGTTGGCCTGAGTGCAGAAGAAGCCGCTATCCGGCGGAGCTGGCGGGCCCGGCTCGGCTCCCTGTTGCGGCCCACTAACTGGTCGGCGGCACCAGACGCCGGGCGGGTACCCCGCGGAATTCATGCTTTGCTCTGGCTCTGGCTGCTGGCCTTCGATGGCCTAAAGCTCATTGGCCCGGTTTCCGCCCTTGCTCACTTTCCGGCTACGGCTGCTGAGTGGCAGCCGCTGCTGTTGTTGCTGGGCCGGTTGCTACTGGAAGATATAGGAGCCGCCACGTTGTTTTATCTCACGTGGCGCTGGCTTATTCCGCGTACGTTGGCCCGGGCCCAGGTAGTTCAATACATATTGCTGGCCATAGTGCTGGTGGCGCCCTACGCATTGGTAATAGGAGAAGTAACCTACCACACGTCGCCGAGAAAGGCAGGACGCGCCTACCAGGTCACGGAAACCGCTCCTGGGCAGAAAAAACCTGTTACTACCGTTGTGAAGCCTGCTAAGTCGGCTGTTTCGGAGGAGTGGATGCGCGTGTTGGTTGCCGGATTCATAGGAGCGTTCATTGTGGGCAGCAGCTCGGCCCTGCGCATCACCGGCGACTACGTGCGTGGGCAGCGTAACCGCCGGGAGCAGGAGCGCCAACAGCTGCTCACGGAGCTAGCCATGCTCAAAACGCAAATCAACCCGCACTTTCTCTTTAATACGCTCAACAACATCTACTCCCTCACCAGCCGCAAGTCAGACAAAGCCCCGGAGGCAGTACTGCGCCTGGCTGAAATTATGCGTTATCTGCTCTATGAAAGCAGCACTGATACCGTGCCGCTCAGCCGGGAGCTAGCCCACCTGAACGCCTTCCTGGACTTGCAGCGCCTGCGTTTGCCCGCTTCAGCACCCGATGCCATTCGGCTGGACATTAGCGGTACCTCACCCGACTGCGCCCATCCCATTGCGCCCCTGCTGCTGCTGCCGCTGGTAGAAAACGCTTTCAAGCACGGCGACCTGGCCGCCAGGCCAGTGGCGGTACATATTACCCTGAATCTGGACCCCGGTGGGTTAATCCGGTTTTCGGTGCTGAATTATGTGGCCGACCCCGATGCTACCCGTGATTTACCCAAGCAGCCCGGCGGCGTGGGCCTCGTGAACCTGCACCGCCGCCTGGAGTTGCTGTACTCGGGCCGGTACACGCTAGAGGTGCAAACGCCGCCCGGCCAGCACCAGGTTACGCTCACGCTGCAAAGCGAACAAAAGACGTAG
- a CDS encoding outer membrane beta-barrel family protein — protein sequence MKNAYLPLSLLLTGLLSAPAVAQTTPPAGARPAGTPGQAPAAKPILPQTSQGAGRLTGIILDATTKKPVEYATVALLPLAGTTPIDGTVCDDRGRFTLKGLAAGAYRVQVSFLGYTARTQNVTITDGATDLGTLTLESSAQKLGEVTVTGERDVVETKPDRIVYNADKDITNSGGTAADVLRKVPLVNVDPDGNVELRGTSNVRVLINNKPSGIVASSVADAMKQIPADQIKSVEVITTPSAKYDAEGTGGIINIILKKNNLEGLNGSVGLAGGTRSSNGNATLNYRKGKVGLSSSVSGFAFYSPNRSELRRYLPLTAGGEALSLMQTGSGNTIGGGGFGRLSLDYDPAKYHNLTLSLQGNLFRNSGDQSLYNNSIFPVQQEFLRDFDRKFHTQSYDLSGSYTRTFEQKRREWSVLAQHTRNRNNQEYALDQFNNTGFGLGPETGVDYREQSLNLAKNLETTLQTDYVQPFSETATLETGAKAILRRVSSDYDVSEDQTGNGPLIRSNTRSNVFDYDQDVLSAYGTYGFNLSKKVSTRIGARAENTRIDGRFAQQLSENSGLKQNYTNVLPNVSLSYQPQNPKKPGQTVRLAYSTRIQRPQIFYLNPFRNTTDTLNVSYGNPELRPELTHSFELNYTTFIKGSVVNISTYARRTNKAIESYRFVDEFGVNNQTFRNIGRNATYGVSLFTSVKPIPKWDVSGNVNVYYVSLKSPALGFNNDGVMYNLNLNSSYKFEKGLSLQFFGGLNSPRVQLQGKQAAWTFYSVGLRKNLLKDKADLTLNADNFLTATRNLSIELNSPGQFRQESNNYIYLRGVRLAFNYRFGKTTTQPQKRRRSIQNDDTKQGESTGQGQQ from the coding sequence ATGAAAAACGCCTATCTACCGCTATCCTTATTGCTAACGGGCCTGCTTTCGGCCCCTGCTGTAGCCCAAACCACGCCGCCCGCTGGGGCACGCCCAGCCGGTACACCGGGGCAGGCACCCGCTGCTAAGCCCATTTTACCACAAACCTCGCAGGGTGCCGGCCGCCTCACGGGTATTATTCTTGATGCCACTACCAAGAAGCCCGTTGAGTATGCTACCGTAGCTCTGCTGCCCCTGGCTGGCACTACCCCCATTGATGGGACCGTTTGCGATGATCGGGGCCGCTTTACCCTGAAAGGGCTGGCCGCCGGCGCTTACCGGGTGCAGGTGAGCTTTTTGGGCTACACGGCCCGTACTCAGAACGTTACAATTACTGATGGCGCCACCGACCTGGGTACTCTTACACTGGAGTCATCGGCGCAGAAGCTGGGTGAAGTAACCGTAACCGGCGAGCGTGACGTGGTAGAAACCAAGCCCGACCGCATTGTGTACAATGCTGATAAGGATATTACCAACTCGGGGGGTACTGCGGCCGATGTGCTGCGCAAGGTGCCCCTGGTAAACGTGGACCCCGATGGCAACGTGGAGCTGCGCGGTACCAGCAACGTGCGCGTGCTCATCAACAACAAGCCCTCGGGCATTGTAGCCAGCTCGGTGGCTGATGCCATGAAGCAGATTCCGGCCGACCAGATCAAGAGCGTGGAGGTAATTACCACGCCCTCGGCGAAGTACGACGCCGAAGGCACCGGGGGCATTATCAACATCATTCTCAAGAAGAATAACCTCGAAGGGCTGAACGGCTCCGTAGGCCTGGCCGGTGGCACGCGTAGCTCCAATGGCAACGCTACGCTCAACTACCGCAAGGGTAAAGTGGGCCTGAGCAGCTCAGTGAGCGGGTTTGCTTTCTACAGCCCCAACCGCAGTGAGCTGCGCCGCTACCTGCCCCTGACTGCCGGGGGCGAAGCGCTTTCCCTGATGCAGACCGGCAGCGGCAACACCATCGGTGGTGGCGGCTTCGGACGCCTAAGCCTCGACTACGACCCCGCCAAGTACCACAACCTTACGCTGAGCCTGCAGGGCAACCTGTTCCGCAACAGCGGCGACCAGAGCCTCTACAACAACAGCATCTTCCCGGTGCAGCAGGAGTTCCTGCGCGACTTCGACCGCAAGTTTCACACCCAGAGCTACGACTTGAGCGGCAGCTACACCCGCACCTTTGAGCAAAAGCGCCGCGAGTGGAGCGTGCTGGCCCAGCACACCCGCAACCGTAACAACCAGGAGTACGCCCTCGATCAGTTCAACAACACTGGGTTTGGCCTAGGCCCCGAAACCGGCGTTGATTACCGCGAGCAGAGCCTTAACCTGGCTAAGAACCTGGAGACCACCTTGCAAACCGACTACGTGCAGCCCTTCTCGGAGACGGCCACGCTGGAAACGGGCGCTAAAGCCATTCTGCGCCGCGTAAGCAGCGACTACGACGTGTCAGAGGACCAGACCGGTAACGGCCCCCTCATCCGGAGCAATACCCGCTCCAACGTGTTCGACTACGACCAGGATGTACTGTCGGCGTACGGCACCTACGGTTTTAACCTGAGCAAAAAGGTTAGCACCCGCATTGGGGCGCGCGCCGAGAATACACGCATTGATGGCCGCTTTGCCCAACAGCTCAGCGAAAACTCCGGCCTGAAGCAGAATTACACCAACGTGCTGCCAAACGTGAGCCTGAGCTACCAGCCTCAGAACCCCAAGAAGCCGGGGCAAACGGTACGCCTGGCCTACTCTACCCGCATTCAGCGCCCCCAGATTTTCTACCTGAACCCCTTCCGTAACACCACCGATACACTCAACGTGAGCTACGGCAACCCCGAGCTGCGCCCCGAGCTGACGCACAGCTTTGAGCTGAACTACACCACCTTCATCAAAGGCTCGGTAGTTAACATCTCAACCTACGCCCGCCGCACCAATAAGGCCATTGAGTCGTACCGGTTTGTAGATGAGTTTGGCGTTAACAACCAGACTTTCCGCAACATTGGGCGCAACGCTACCTACGGGGTGTCATTATTTACCTCAGTGAAGCCCATTCCTAAGTGGGATGTGAGCGGCAACGTGAACGTGTATTACGTGTCGCTGAAGAGCCCGGCGCTGGGCTTCAACAATGATGGGGTGATGTACAACCTGAACCTGAACTCCAGCTACAAATTTGAGAAGGGCCTGAGCCTGCAGTTCTTTGGTGGCCTCAACTCGCCACGCGTGCAGTTGCAGGGCAAACAAGCCGCCTGGACATTCTACTCCGTGGGCCTGCGCAAAAACCTGCTCAAGGACAAGGCCGACCTGACCCTGAACGCCGACAACTTCCTCACGGCTACCCGCAACCTGAGCATTGAGCTCAACAGCCCCGGCCAATTCCGCCAGGAGAGCAACAACTATATCTACCTGCGTGGGGTGCGCCTGGCCTTCAACTACCGCTTCGGCAAAACCACCACTCAGCCCCAGAAGCGCCGCCGCAGCATCCAGAACGACGACACCAAGCAGGGTGAAAGCACCGGCCAGGGTCAGCAGTAG
- a CDS encoding ABC transporter permease: protein MSATLPSAEFAVALPAAPSPLQQLQRTLSGDMLKLRRTAALRLSLFSGVLPVLLTFCILYFKGQYIIKGGVNPWPQFVSMAWQTAGTLLLPLFVVLLTSLIVNIETKSSAWKHLFALPVGRGAVFFSKLLVLLGLNALALLLFVAALLGAGFLLGLVKPGLGFQTHQAPLQTVLWMYGHTYVATLGLLAVQYIVSLYWRSFVVPVGVGMGAVVVTIALLRWEHVDKIPYSAPLGTTMQMKMSKLSGLEVAHTLFRHEWYSLAWFAGALLIGYVLLQLRRAD from the coding sequence ATGAGCGCTACCCTACCCTCCGCCGAGTTTGCCGTAGCCCTGCCGGCTGCCCCTTCTCCTCTGCAGCAGCTGCAGCGCACGTTGTCGGGTGATATGCTGAAGCTGCGCCGCACGGCCGCCCTCCGGTTGTCGCTGTTCAGTGGGGTACTGCCCGTACTGCTCACGTTCTGCATTCTTTACTTTAAGGGGCAGTACATCATTAAGGGTGGCGTAAATCCGTGGCCGCAATTTGTGAGCATGGCCTGGCAAACGGCGGGCACCTTGCTGCTGCCCCTGTTTGTGGTGCTACTCACCAGCCTAATTGTAAACATTGAAACTAAATCCAGCGCCTGGAAACACCTGTTTGCGCTGCCAGTGGGCCGCGGCGCGGTGTTCTTTTCTAAGCTGCTGGTACTGCTGGGCCTCAACGCGCTGGCGCTGCTGCTGTTTGTGGCTGCGCTCTTGGGCGCAGGTTTCCTGCTAGGCCTAGTGAAGCCGGGGCTGGGCTTCCAGACCCACCAGGCCCCGCTGCAAACAGTGCTCTGGATGTATGGCCACACCTACGTGGCCACGCTGGGGCTGCTGGCGGTGCAGTATATCGTGAGTTTGTACTGGCGCTCTTTTGTGGTGCCAGTGGGGGTGGGCATGGGCGCAGTGGTAGTCACCATTGCCCTGCTCCGGTGGGAGCACGTCGACAAAATCCCGTACTCGGCACCCCTGGGCACTACCATGCAGATGAAGATGAGCAAGCTTAGTGGCCTGGAGGTTGCGCACACCTTGTTCAGGCACGAGTGGTACAGCCTGGCGTGGTTTGCCGGTGCCCTACTCATTGGGTACGTGCTGCTGCAGCTGCGCCGCGCCGATTAG
- a CDS encoding RNA polymerase sigma factor, with the protein MSALSASVGGGGLRSLLPNRATTTRSEALSSSLSAPVRTLTPPSQLTDNELLDGCLSGSRLMQKYLYERFAGRMMAVCMRYAQTTFEAEDVLQEGFLTVFKNLGSFRRECPLEFWIRRIMINAALRQHRRNAPLVAVSDGGEYPEDLAGEEFTLSNYNFEELLNLIQDLAPRYRMVFNLFAIEGYGHKEIGEMLGISEGTSKSQYSRARAILKSKVERLDAQRTHGFRS; encoded by the coding sequence ATGAGCGCCTTGTCGGCATCAGTAGGAGGGGGCGGGCTGCGCAGCCTGTTACCTAACCGAGCCACTACCACCCGCTCGGAAGCCCTATCCTCGTCGTTATCCGCTCCTGTGCGTACTCTCACTCCGCCTTCGCAGCTCACCGACAATGAGCTGCTGGACGGTTGCCTGTCTGGTAGCCGCCTGATGCAGAAATACCTTTACGAACGTTTCGCGGGCCGCATGATGGCCGTGTGCATGCGGTACGCTCAAACCACTTTCGAGGCCGAAGACGTGCTGCAGGAAGGGTTTCTGACGGTGTTTAAGAATTTGGGCAGTTTCCGGCGGGAGTGCCCGCTCGAATTCTGGATTCGCCGTATTATGATAAACGCCGCTCTGCGCCAGCACCGCCGCAACGCGCCGCTGGTGGCAGTCAGCGACGGCGGGGAGTACCCCGAGGACCTGGCCGGCGAAGAATTTACCTTGTCAAACTACAATTTCGAAGAGCTCTTGAACCTGATTCAGGATCTGGCACCGCGCTACCGCATGGTGTTTAACCTGTTCGCCATTGAGGGCTACGGGCACAAGGAAATCGGCGAGATGCTGGGAATTTCCGAAGGCACCAGCAAATCACAGTATTCCCGGGCTCGGGCAATTCTGAAAAGTAAAGTAGAGCGCCTCGACGCGCAGCGTACCCATGGCTTCCGCTCCTAA
- a CDS encoding ABC transporter ATP-binding protein — MATPALLLETQGLSFRFGKRPILHDINLQVPTGSIYGFLGPNGAGKSTTMRLLLGLLRPAAGTVQLFGYDLAKHRVALLSRVGALIENPSLYDHLTGYENLEATRRLRGIAASRTSEVLELVGLSAESAGRPAKEYSLGMRQRLGLALALLPDPDLLMLDEPTNGLDPNGIIEMRELLRRLQGLGKTILLSSHLIAEIEKVATHVGVIQQGKLVFQGSLPELQHLQTGRANLVLETKSADTCRNLLPQLLAEATVTGLGSLRLPYHSREQVATLAEALVAAGQPIYGLRSEQPSLEDTFLHLTETNAAI, encoded by the coding sequence ATGGCTACCCCTGCTCTACTCCTGGAAACCCAGGGCCTGTCCTTCCGCTTCGGCAAGCGGCCTATCCTTCACGATATTAACCTGCAAGTACCCACCGGCAGCATCTATGGGTTTCTGGGGCCAAACGGGGCGGGCAAAAGCACCACCATGCGGCTGCTGCTAGGCCTGTTGCGGCCGGCGGCGGGCACCGTGCAGCTGTTTGGGTATGACTTAGCCAAGCACCGGGTGGCCCTGCTCAGCCGGGTGGGGGCCCTCATCGAAAACCCTTCCCTCTACGACCACCTTACCGGGTATGAGAACCTGGAGGCCACGCGCCGCCTGCGGGGCATAGCGGCTTCCCGCACGAGTGAGGTGCTGGAGCTGGTAGGCCTTAGCGCTGAATCGGCGGGGCGCCCCGCCAAGGAGTACTCTTTAGGAATGCGGCAGCGCCTAGGCCTGGCGCTGGCCCTGCTACCCGACCCCGACCTACTGATGCTGGATGAGCCCACCAATGGCCTCGACCCCAACGGTATTATTGAGATGCGGGAGCTGCTACGGCGCCTGCAGGGCCTGGGTAAAACTATTCTGCTCTCCAGCCACCTCATTGCTGAGATTGAAAAAGTAGCCACGCACGTGGGCGTTATTCAGCAAGGCAAGCTGGTATTTCAGGGTAGCCTGCCTGAGCTGCAGCACCTCCAGACTGGCCGGGCCAACCTGGTGCTGGAAACGAAAAGCGCCGATACCTGCCGCAACCTGCTGCCCCAGCTGCTGGCTGAGGCCACTGTTACCGGCCTGGGCTCTTTGCGCCTGCCCTACCACTCCCGCGAGCAGGTAGCCACGCTGGCCGAAGCACTGGTAGCCGCCGGCCAGCCCATTTACGGCTTACGCTCTGAGCAGCCCAGCCTCGAAGACACTTTCCTTCACCTCACTGAAACCAACGCCGCTATATGA
- a CDS encoding LytR/AlgR family response regulator transcription factor, translating into MTCAILDDEPLALDLLADYCAQVPGLELKGQFDDALAGLAFLQDTPVDLVFLDIHMPRLTGLQLAQLLPQPAPKIIFTTAYDQYAVRSYELNAADYLLKPIAFERFLQAVQKVRQQLAGASAAPAATGLAPAPVASAEHQPASSDAMFVKNEHRLQRVAFNDILYIEGMKEYLMIYTTTGKVLTLQSFRRVEEVLPPDRFARIHKSYLVALSRIEHLERGKVQVAGRLLPIGDTYRESFASLIKAYNQL; encoded by the coding sequence ATGACCTGCGCTATTCTCGATGATGAACCCCTGGCTCTCGACCTGCTGGCCGACTACTGCGCGCAGGTACCTGGCCTAGAGTTGAAAGGGCAGTTTGATGATGCCCTGGCCGGGTTAGCTTTCCTGCAGGATACGCCCGTAGACCTGGTTTTTCTGGATATTCACATGCCGCGCCTCACTGGCCTGCAGCTGGCGCAGCTACTGCCGCAGCCCGCCCCGAAAATCATCTTCACCACTGCTTATGACCAGTATGCAGTGCGCAGCTATGAGCTAAACGCCGCCGATTATTTGCTGAAGCCCATTGCCTTTGAGCGGTTTTTGCAGGCCGTGCAGAAGGTGCGGCAGCAGCTGGCCGGGGCAAGCGCGGCGCCGGCGGCCACTGGCCTGGCGCCCGCTCCCGTTGCTTCAGCAGAGCACCAGCCCGCTTCTTCCGATGCCATGTTCGTGAAAAACGAGCACCGGCTGCAGCGCGTTGCCTTCAATGATATTCTCTACATCGAGGGCATGAAGGAGTATCTCATGATTTACACCACCACCGGTAAGGTGCTCACGCTGCAGTCGTTCAGGCGGGTAGAGGAAGTGCTGCCCCCCGACCGTTTTGCCCGCATCCATAAATCGTACCTGGTAGCCCTGAGCCGCATTGAGCACCTGGAACGGGGCAAGGTGCAGGTAGCCGGCCGGCTGCTGCCCATCGGCGACACCTACCGGGAGTCTTTCGCCAGCCTTATCAAGGCATATAATCAGTTATAG
- a CDS encoding DUF6970 domain-containing protein — protein MNKTITLLAALLLSLFSACTADLSGDNTNMVCPSDFSATLIEQLKQKPKQTPAAEVTQYTYKGNTVYLVTGGCCDNYNYLFDRCGNVLCAASGGLSGTGDGRCADFTAKATDPVLLWRDPR, from the coding sequence ATGAATAAAACGATTACCCTTTTGGCAGCACTGCTGCTCTCCCTGTTCAGTGCCTGCACCGCCGATTTATCTGGCGACAACACCAATATGGTGTGCCCCAGCGACTTTTCTGCCACTCTCATTGAGCAGTTGAAGCAGAAACCCAAGCAGACCCCCGCCGCGGAGGTAACGCAGTATACCTACAAGGGCAACACAGTGTATCTGGTAACCGGAGGCTGCTGCGACAACTACAACTACCTGTTTGACCGTTGCGGCAATGTGCTGTGTGCGGCCAGTGGCGGGCTGTCAGGCACGGGCGATGGCCGCTGCGCTGATTTTACCGCCAAAGCCACCGATCCGGTGCTACTGTGGCGCGACCCGCGCTAG
- the uvrB gene encoding excinuclease ABC subunit UvrB, with the protein MEYQLTSEFKPTGDQPTAIAQLVEGVNNGEPAQVLLGATGTGKTFTMANVIAQTGKPALVLCHNKTLAAQLYGEFKQFFPNNAVEYYISYYDYYQPEAYIASTDVFIEKDLAINQEIEKLRLHCTSTLLSGRRDVIVVASVSCIYGIGNPEEFGKNVIYLAPGLRYSRNNLLYSFVQILYSRTEMEFTRGSFRVKGDTVDIFPAYADHAYRIFFYGDEIEAIHKIDPASGKKLADEKSVTLYPANLFVTGKDTLNQAIKEIQFDMVQQHAYFEKEGRDSEAKRIVERTEFDLEMIRELGYCSGIENYSRYFDGRQPGSRPFCLLDYFPDDYLLVVDESHATMPQIRAMWGGDRSRKAALIEYGFRLPSAFDNRPLTFNEFESMIRQAVFVSATPADYELARAQGVVVEQIIRPTGLLDPEIDLRPSVNQIDDLLDEVDNRVKMGDRVLVTTLTKRMAEELQKYMERLGIKSSYVHSDVKTLDRVEILRQLRLGEIDVLIGVNLLREGLDLPEVSLVAILDADKEGFLRDQRSLIQTMGRAARNDRGKVIMYADRITGSMQRAIDETNRRRATQLAYNQEHGITPRTVRKSREAIMEQTSLSDYRIVEAQGYAGPSEDVTLAIAAEPVVSVMARPELEKLIKQTEKQMEAAAKDLDFLTAAKLRDELAALKQVLKTKRE; encoded by the coding sequence ATGGAATACCAACTGACCTCAGAGTTTAAACCCACCGGCGACCAGCCTACCGCCATTGCGCAATTGGTGGAGGGCGTGAATAACGGGGAGCCGGCGCAGGTGCTGCTGGGTGCCACCGGCACGGGTAAAACCTTCACCATGGCCAACGTTATTGCCCAAACGGGCAAGCCGGCCCTGGTACTCTGCCACAACAAAACCCTAGCGGCGCAGCTTTACGGCGAATTCAAACAGTTTTTCCCCAACAATGCCGTCGAGTACTACATCAGCTACTACGACTACTACCAGCCGGAGGCCTACATTGCCAGCACCGACGTATTCATTGAGAAGGACCTGGCCATTAACCAGGAAATTGAAAAGCTGCGTCTGCACTGCACTTCCACGCTGCTCAGCGGCCGCCGCGATGTCATTGTGGTGGCCTCGGTGTCGTGCATCTATGGTATTGGCAACCCCGAGGAATTCGGGAAGAACGTAATTTACCTGGCGCCGGGCCTGCGGTATTCGCGCAACAACCTGCTTTACTCCTTCGTGCAGATTCTGTACTCGCGCACCGAGATGGAGTTTACCCGCGGCTCGTTCCGGGTGAAGGGCGATACCGTGGACATTTTCCCGGCCTACGCCGACCACGCCTACCGCATTTTCTTCTACGGCGACGAGATTGAGGCCATTCACAAGATTGACCCCGCCAGCGGCAAAAAGCTGGCCGATGAAAAATCGGTGACGCTGTACCCCGCCAACCTCTTCGTGACGGGAAAAGACACGCTGAATCAGGCTATCAAGGAGATTCAGTTTGATATGGTGCAGCAGCATGCTTACTTCGAGAAGGAGGGGCGCGACTCAGAGGCTAAGCGGATTGTAGAGCGCACGGAGTTTGACCTGGAGATGATTCGGGAATTGGGCTACTGCTCCGGCATTGAGAACTATTCGCGCTATTTTGATGGCCGCCAGCCGGGCTCCCGGCCTTTCTGCCTGCTCGACTACTTCCCCGACGACTACCTGCTGGTAGTAGACGAGAGCCACGCCACTATGCCCCAGATCAGGGCCATGTGGGGCGGCGACCGGAGCCGCAAGGCGGCCCTCATTGAGTACGGGTTCCGCTTGCCCTCCGCCTTTGATAACCGCCCGCTGACCTTCAATGAGTTTGAGAGTATGATCCGGCAGGCCGTGTTTGTATCAGCCACGCCCGCCGACTACGAGCTGGCCCGTGCCCAGGGTGTGGTAGTGGAGCAGATTATCCGCCCGACGGGCCTGCTCGATCCCGAAATTGACCTGCGCCCCAGCGTGAATCAGATTGACGACTTGCTGGATGAGGTGGACAACCGCGTAAAAATGGGCGACCGGGTGCTGGTAACCACCCTCACCAAGCGCATGGCCGAGGAGCTGCAGAAGTACATGGAGCGCCTGGGCATTAAGTCCAGTTACGTGCACTCCGATGTGAAAACCCTGGACCGGGTAGAGATTCTGCGGCAGCTGCGCCTGGGTGAAATTGACGTGCTCATTGGGGTGAACCTGCTTCGGGAGGGTCTTGACCTGCCCGAAGTAAGCTTGGTGGCCATTCTGGACGCCGACAAGGAAGGCTTCCTGCGCGACCAGCGCAGCCTGATCCAGACCATGGGCCGCGCCGCCCGTAACGACCGGGGCAAGGTGATTATGTATGCCGACCGGATTACGGGCTCTATGCAGCGGGCCATTGATGAAACCAACCGCCGCCGCGCCACCCAGCTAGCCTACAACCAGGAGCACGGCATCACGCCCCGCACGGTGCGTAAGTCGCGGGAGGCTATTATGGAGCAAACGTCCCTCTCTGATTACCGCATTGTGGAAGCGCAGGGCTACGCCGGCCCTTCCGAGGATGTGACGCTGGCCATTGCCGCCGAGCCGGTGGTATCCGTTATGGCGCGCCCCGAGCTGGAGAAGCTCATTAAGCAGACCGAGAAGCAGATGGAAGCTGCCGCCAAAGACCTCGACTTCCTGACCGCCGCCAAGCTCCGCGACGAGCTGGCCGCCCTCAAGCAAGTGCTCAAAACCAAGCGAGAATAG